The DNA region TCCATGTTCATTCATCCAACGATCcaaaaaatcaacaaaaaagaaTCGGAAAATTCACAGCCAGTAGCTACGCACGATAGATCGATCGACGGATGAAAACGATGGAtcacaaaaaaaaaggaaagaaaacgAGAGCTAGGATGAATGATAAACACCTGTCAAATTAAATAGTTAACCGCGGCTAGCTGACTTGATTATGCACAGCAAGCTCGTCGCTTTTAGACTACTGGTTGTGTACTACCATGGAGTAGTACTGCATGGTACCCAGCTGATGACAGATCGCAGGAATAATAAGGGAGATTTAAAAGTTTGTGATGAAGGGGCAATAGGCTGTCGGCCCTATCCATCCGTAACTGGAGGCTCATGCTAGCTGGGGCTCGGTCAAACGCTGACACAACTCCAGCTGGTGCTCTGTTCAAACATTTTTTTAAGTGGCAATGCCTTGTTTGCTGGGTTATCCTGAGGTTGGAGGTGGAACTGTAGCCTTGGAAGAAGATGAAGGCCGACCTGCACCGACCCGGTATGGTCGGATTATCTGTGATGATAATGCGCGTGGTCAGACTAGCTACTGTGATGAGAATGCTAATGACGGCGTTATTTTTTtggaaaaaatatttttttcatgAATTATGTATAAGCCGCACGCCTGGTATGTTGACAAATAAAAGACACTAGCTGACGTTGCAAACACCCTACACACACAGTCAGGTACCTCAAGTCTATCAGTTCAAGAGCCCAACTAATCAAGGACACACACATGGAACATTTATTTTTGCCAAAGTCAGATTAAGTGTGTTTCATTTCCAGCTGGAGATGAATCTTGACAAAATTAAATTTTTAGGGCAATACATGCATACAAAGTGGGCAGATCAATGGAGTTAagttttttttccaaaagaaaaaaaaggcaaCGCTTTTCCGTAATCACGGCAACTTATTGTATTAACATCTTTTTTTCTCCCCCTGCAAAAACTTAGCAACACATACCTGTCGTATTAACATCTTTTTAACTTTTaacgaccccccccccccccaaaaaaaaagaaagaaaaaaactcATTTAGTCATGTCTATGATGACAAGCAGATCCATTGTGTCCGTTCCATTACTTGAAGGAAATACTGTCTTTACCTTTTTCGATACATCTTCTTTGTGCGGGAGGAAGTGGTGAAGAATCGACCTATTTGATCTGATGCTTCAGACAAGTAAGCAAAGCAGGAATCAGATGGCCGTGCTGTACAAGTTTGCTGCAAACTGAAAATGAACTTTATCTAGTATCGAGTTGCCGACGACGACAGCAAAACTGAAGACATCCTGCATATAGTAGTAGAGACCGAGAAACAGAGGGGACAAAAATCAAAGAAACAAGCTCCAGAGTTCCAACTCCAAAACCAATCTTgtccaaaaaaaagaaagagaaagaaaatCGAAACCCAACCCAACCCGGCACCGCACTGGTCAGGTAGAGATCGTAACCACGGTTAACTCCCGGGCGCCCCCTTTAAAAGCCCAGCCGGGCACGTCCTATCCCGCCCCACACCGCTTCACTCGTTTCGTTTCCTTTCGATTCCAACTCTACACCGCTTCCTCGGCGCACGTCGTCGCTGTTCCCGTACGTGCCCGTCTCTCCTCCTCGTCCAGTCCAATCCCCCTGCGATCCTCGCAGCTAGCGACGCCTTGATGCTCTCGAAGCGTCAATGGCGGCCGTGATTAGCTAGTAGGCTGCTAATGCGCTCGCTGTGTTCCGATCTCCCTTCTTGCAGGCTGCTCGAACGATCCCCTCGGCCCGGCGGAGATGGCGGCGCCGAACGGGCTCGCGCGGATCGAGACGCACGGGAGGAAGAAGCACGAGAACGGCGTGTGCCACGACGACAGCGCGGCGCCGGTGCGCGCGCAGACAATCGACGAGCTGCACTCGCTGCAGCGGAAGCGGTCGGCGCCCACCACGCCCATCAAGGACGGCGCCGCCTCGCCCTTCGCCGCCGCGCTCTCCGAGGAGGAGCGCCACCGCCAGCAGCTGCAGTCCATCAGGTGCTGACACCCCCCGCCGCCTCCATTATATCgatccccctttcttcctcgaTCGTTCTGCTTTTGCTCCTACGAATAAGTTGCTCGGGCGATTGATTCGTTGGTTGAAAAATAGCTTGACGACAATGGCCAACCCAAAGAACATGAGAAAGCGATCAAAGATgatttccttttcccttttggaAGAAAAATCCAAAATAATTGAGATTTGCGGGAGCTGTGGACTcgggaagaagaacaagaaacgGAAGTACGGAACGCATCATAGCTCTGCTTCCGACGGCCACGTGGACATCAGCGGTCCGAGCCGTGCTACTCGGACATATAGACCCTACCGCGTGGGCCCCAGTAACATACTAGTACTAGTACTACATTTTTTCTTCGAAAGATTAGTTAATCATGTTTACCCAAAGATATTTTACTCCACTAAAGTAGTAAATAACACGGCCCGATTAAAGTAGAAGTAAAGATTACGATGACGTTAACCGTGTCCTGCTCGGCACGACCGACAGCAGTAGCAACACTAGCCTCGCGCCTATACTCGCGCCCAAAGAAGCTCAAATCGTTTTCCGGACAAAAGAACCGTCACAGAAAGAAGCTCTCGCGCCGCGGGCACCCCGTGGACCGCGCAACCTCCCGTGCATGGCACCGGGGTGACCGACACACGTCGGGTGCTCACTTGCTCCCGTCGAACTTGTTCTTATCGCATCGAATGAGTCCCGTATTTCCATTCCCTGTAGGCTCTAGCACACACATGAATCGTTGAACTCAATCCTGGTACTAGTATTTCTTTaagaaaaaggagaagaaaaaaTGGAGAGGATCAGACGATGTGGTGGTTCGCACGTAGCGGAGACGCGAGCAACTTGCCAGGAACCTTACCTGACGGGCTGACGTGACGTTGCTGTCGCCGTCGGCCGCGCAACTTGCTGCCCCTTCATCCCAAGAAACCTAGTATGATCTTACTCTGCGTTTCAGCTGATCAGAAAAACTACAGGGTTGTTTTGGAGCCTAGCTAGTAGTTAGTTGTTGCCTTGTTCCTCTCGTCGGTCTCCTGATCTCCTCCCGTTTCCGCGCATGAATTTGCGTTTAGTATGACCGTAAGTAACATGCAGTGCTAGCAGGCattaagatttttttttttgattcGGAGGAAGTAAGCATTAAGAACTGTATGAGATGATCTAGAAGCAGCTAACAATCCTTTTGAGTTGACTGAACGGCATGTGATGGATGATGCAGCGCGTCGTTGGCGTCCCTGACGCGTGAAACCGGGCCCAAAGTCGTCAAGGGCGACCCGGCCAGGAAGGGCGAGGCCGCCGCCAAGGgcgcgccgccgacgccgcagaagcaccaccagcaccaccacccCGCCGCCCCCACCATCGCCGTCAGCGACAGCTCCCTCAAGTTCACCCATGTCCTCTACAACCTCTCCCCCGCCGGTACGCACCCTTCGTTCCTCTGCTCTCACAACTtctcttcagagttcagacaggCACTAATGGATCGATGCTTGCCTCCTGTGGGtgaaaaacaaaaacaaaaacaGAGCTGTACGAGCAGGCGATCAAGTACGAGAAGGGTTCGTTCATCACGTCCACCGGCGCGCTGGCCACGCTGTCCGGCGCCAAGACCGGCCGCTCGCCCAGGGACAAGCGCGTCGTCAAGGACGAGGCCGCCGCGCAGGAGCTCTGGTGGGGCAAGTGAGTATTCGCCGTCTCGTGCCCGGTGACCATGATCTGTTCTGCTGCCCGCCGGCGCCGAGGCCGCgcctctgcttcctccgtctGACCACCAACATCCTCTGCTCTCGCAGGGGCTCGCCCAACATCGAGATGGACGAGCACACGTTCCTGACCAACCGGGAGCGGGCCGTGGACTACCTCAACTCCCTGGACAAGGTGTTCGTGAACGACCAGTTCCTCAACTGGGACCCGGAGAACCGCATCAAGGTCCGCATCATCTCCGCCAGGGCGTACCACTCCCTCTTCATGCACAACATGTAAGCCAACTCTCTGCCAGTCAATACTGTCTGCTTCTATATTGCAGTGTATTATATCCTACTAGGTCGTTGCTCCTGACTCCGACTCCCAGATAAGTTCATCCTGACGATGGCCCATGAAACTGCTACACATACAGACATGCTATACGACCTATGACTATATATCGTGTTTATATATTTACATATATACATCTATCTATCTTGTGATCCTGTTGCCTTCCAAGACATACAATTGGGGATCGATCACACCAGAGCTAGCTAGCTAATAGTACAGTGCTAGAGCTGTAGAAGAAGTAAGCAAGTAACTGGAGGTGGGTGGCAGGTGCATCCGGCCCACGGACGAGGAGCTGGAGAGCTTTGGCACGCCGGACTTCACCATCTACAACGCCGGGCAGTTCCCCTGTAACCGTTACACGCACTACATGACGTCGTCGACGAGCGTAGACATCAACCTCGCTAGGAGGGAGATGGTGATCCTGGGCACGCAGTACGCCGGGGAGATGAAGAAGGGGCTCTTCGGCGTCATGCACTACCTCATGCCCAGGCGCGGCATCCTCTCGCTGCACTCCGGCTGCAACATGGGCAAGGACGGTGACGTCGCCCTCTTCTTTGGGCTCTCAGGTAACAAGACCCCAACAGGATTGTGGTGCCGTCGTCACCTGCCCAATGCCGCATCTGACGTTCGCTTAGCTTATCCTACGCGTCAGCGTCAATGACCAATATGCTGTGTTCTTTCTGAATGTCTTTGCTGCCTGATTTGGGGATTTGTTTTTCACGACAGGTACCGGGAAGACGACGCTGTCGACGGATCACAATAGGCTTCTGATCGGTGACGACGAGCACTGCTGGAGCGACAACGGCGTCTCCAACATCGAGGGCGGTTGCTATGCCAAGTGCATAGACCTGTCCCAGGAGAAAGAGCCTGATATTTGGAACGCAATCAAGTTTGGAACTGGTACTTCCCTGAACTTTCCATTTAGTTGCTATAATAAGTGGGCATTTCAGATCATTATGCTCTGTGTTTACTCTGAATCGGGTATCTGAATGTTTCTGTTGCAGTGCTGGAGAACGTCGTCTTCGATGAGCATACTCGTGAAGTCGACTACACCGACAAATCTGTCACCGGTAAATATCCCAAAACACAGGCTCATATTTTTCCAGTCACAAACATCATAGGAAGAAAAGTCTGTGATCTCACGGTGCTGGTTTTGCTGCAGAGAACACCCGGGCTGCCTACCCGATCGAGTACATCCCCAACGCCAAGATCCCCTGCGTCGGGCCGCACCCCAAGAACGTCATCCTCTTGGCGTGCGACGCGTTCGGCGTGCTCCCGCCGGTCAGCAAGCTGAACCTGGCGCAGACCATGTACCACTTCATCAGCGGCTACACCGCCCTGGTCGCCGGCACGGAGGACGGCATCAAGGAGCCGCAGGCCACGTTCTCGGCCTGCTTCGGCGCGGCGTTCATCATGCTCCACCCGACCAAGTACGCCGCCATGCTCGCCGAGAAG from Panicum hallii strain FIL2 chromosome 9, PHallii_v3.1, whole genome shotgun sequence includes:
- the LOC112875151 gene encoding phosphoenolpyruvate carboxykinase (ATP) yields the protein MAAPNGLARIETHGRKKHENGVCHDDSAAPVRAQTIDELHSLQRKRSAPTTPIKDGAASPFAAALSEEERHRQQLQSISASLASLTRETGPKVVKGDPARKGEAAAKGAPPTPQKHHQHHHPAAPTIAVSDSSLKFTHVLYNLSPAELYEQAIKYEKGSFITSTGALATLSGAKTGRSPRDKRVVKDEAAAQELWWGKGSPNIEMDEHTFLTNRERAVDYLNSLDKVFVNDQFLNWDPENRIKVRIISARAYHSLFMHNMCIRPTDEELESFGTPDFTIYNAGQFPCNRYTHYMTSSTSVDINLARREMVILGTQYAGEMKKGLFGVMHYLMPRRGILSLHSGCNMGKDGDVALFFGLSGTGKTTLSTDHNRLLIGDDEHCWSDNGVSNIEGGCYAKCIDLSQEKEPDIWNAIKFGTVLENVVFDEHTREVDYTDKSVTENTRAAYPIEYIPNAKIPCVGPHPKNVILLACDAFGVLPPVSKLNLAQTMYHFISGYTALVAGTEDGIKEPQATFSACFGAAFIMLHPTKYAAMLAEKMQKYGATGWLVNTGWSGGRYGVGKRIRLPYTRKIIDAIHSGELLTANYKKTEVFGLEIPTEIDGVPSEILDPINTWTDKAAYKETLLRLAGLFKKNFEVFASYKIGDDSSLTDEILAAGPNF